Proteins from one Sabethes cyaneus chromosome 2, idSabCyanKW18_F2, whole genome shotgun sequence genomic window:
- the LOC128736657 gene encoding uncharacterized protein LOC128736657, translated as MGLPIRKYRRVYRRSILLQKGSYSIVGQVINCPVDVGEMLRSLPRQLDDDQAFNVFIKKHVIHKSSYLSGFVKKSVVKAWLTYLVKTPLYRRYGIVMDGNRIEDLDNSAPDDRIALETIDFDNETELLLGQQETLLWNEDKCLEIAPAQNKIPLSIIYDEHGEELSYPAIYFGCPREFRPGVRVTYFMIASSETRRCDRRGAKPQHVLYMAMKVLRLRVSEGLQCTFKCMGTANVTRGDLQNREFMEQCINRNLSFLKTIPNSVQYWQQRKRDLFAMMRQLGKPTMFLTLSANETKWPHLLKTLYRLSERENNTELTNPMQELTALQRATLVNNDPVTCCAYFNKLVDTIMILLTSPKYNIFGKYQVVDYFKRIEFQHRGSPHAHILLWLKNDPREAVGENMTDTVRLIDELCSVKAEDLPDTYGYQVHKHTFTCYKKNENRCRFNIPYWPMDQTRILVPIASDDSRRDQLVRKAKKMREVLDTNAFDTLESFLLECNCTMDKYLDVIRATIRRPTVLLKRSMSELWTNSFNPWIARNLLSNMDLQFILDEYSCAAYVVEYVNKTNRGISCLQRDLIALQEQFPDQDYTELLKKLSIKMLNSVEMSAQEAAWYLLRQPMSEASRAIQFIPTMWPHERTKSRKRNARMDEEGIDDSSTDVWTLNIVQKYEARLGLDDVCLADFAANYTKERNGTNSYKIRRFSRILQWCGYEMAKLFEYKREMVVLFIPFRNEMCDVLDNNKFLQLYDQNEAAILAKRKQYDCELNLEHIVDEYLRLCIEDESGVQETDANVKRAECTRTIAMEPNDDDIVLLPTNALSAVIKQRTSVMTSQEYCSLMRKTNPEQRALILHVIDSLHCFDETRKPLQLFFTGPAGCGKTFTLRIVMETYNRFSQAHNSLNNAYVACASTGKAAVAIGGTTVHSAFHITMDRRHHGKLGFEMLQLYRNSFANIKLIIIDEISMIGANILNTVHTRLQNISGNYDDAFGGKDILLCGDFRQLPPVNARAPFKPVNNSLGGASLWQSLKFFPLRQVMRQSDTEFSSILTKIGNGEQLSDDETKVIEGRFRTAEWCQENVPNAIRLFHRNTDVEAFNQKTLSLRQGLDHTAEDVITGHRDATQLTNARTKLYRMSVAETGCLPYMLRLVVGMSYMITTNVEVADGIVNGAIGELMFIEFAETEEQSACRLWFKFQNDTVGAQLRIKSRPIVFSKPGVLRQDWTPISKRSANIKLSSAIKCKRAQFPVVSACALTIHKSQGGTFSEVVVDYDRSQEQQLVYVAMSRGSNTPKMKELRTEMSRLENHRLVTIRDELIEFVTSGNHSFVLVSLNIQSFNAHSEDVSTDPVLRLADVFAFSETWANNNASLAMEGYTCITHFKRENQRAGGVAIFVKSLLNTNSLDTITEQNPIQSTWSSSLLLTAGGTAALLHVLNATPCRSDRSPS; from the exons ATGGGTTTGCCTATCCGCAAGTACCGACGGGTTTACCGCCGCTCGATCCTATTGCAGAAAG GTAGTTACTCGATTGTTGGTCAAGTAATCAATTGCCCCGTAGATGTAGGTGAGATGTTGCGCTCCCTTCCTCGTCAACTTGACGACGATCAAGCGTTTAATGTATTCATCAAAAAACATGTGATACACAAGTCTTCCTACCTGTCCGGATTCGTTAAGAAATCGGTAGTTAAAGCTTGGCTTACGTATTTAGTTAAAACGCCATTGTACCGCAGATACGGTATCGTTATGGACGGTAATAGAATAGAAGATCTAGATAACAGTGCTCCGGATGATCGGATTGCATTGGAAACCATTGATTTCGATAATGAAACAGAGTTGCTACTGGGTCAACAAGAAACGCTTTTATGGAATGAAGACAAATGCCTAGAAATCGCCCCCGCTCAAAACAAGATCCCCTTGTCTATAATCTATGATGAGCATGGCGAAGAGCTGTCATATCCTGCCATTTATTTCGGCTGTCCGCGTGAATTTAGACCAGGCGTacgcgtgacgtactttatgattGCTTCTAGCGAAACTCGTCGTTGTGATAGACGAGGAGCAAAGCCACAGCACGTATTATACATGGCGATGAAAGTTCTTCGTTTACGAGTTTCGGAAGGATTGCAATGCACCTTTAAGTGTATGGGCACCGCGAATGTTACTCGCGGCGATCTTCAGAATAGGGAATTTATGGAGCAATGCATTAACCGGAATCTATCGTTCCTGAAAACCATTCCGAACTCAGTCCAGTACTGGCAGCAAAGGAAAAGGGATCTTTTTGCCATGATGCGCCAACTTGGTAAGCCTACGATGTTCCTAACACTTAGTGCGAACGAAACAAAGTGGCCTCACCTGCTCAAAACTCTATACCGGTTATCCGAAAGAGAAAATAACACCGAGTTAACAAATCCAATGCAGGAATTGACTGCCTTACAGAGAGCAACATTGGTCAACAATGATCCGGTTACGTGCTGCGCATACTTCAATAAGCTTGTGGACACGATTATGATTCTGTTAACGTCGCCAAAGTACAACATATTTGGAAAATATCAAGTAGTTGATTATTTCAAGCGGATCGAATTCCAACATCGGGGTAGTCCACACGCGCATATCTTGCTATGGTTGAAAAATGACCCACGTGAAGCAGTCGGAGAGAATATGACCGATACCGTGCGGTTGATTGATGAACTCTGTTCCGTCAAGGCCGAGGATTTACCGGATACCTATGGTTATCAG GTTcataaacatacattcacttgcTATAAGAAGAATGAAAACCGCTGTCGGTTCAACATTCCTTATTGGCCCATGGACCAAACCAGGATACTCGTTCCTATTGCTTCGGATGATAGCCGCCGCGATCAGTTGGTTAGAAAGGCCAAGAAAATGCGCGAAGTACTAGATACAAATGCATTCGACACACTGGAATCGTTTCTTCTTGAATGTAATTGTACAATGGATAAATACCTCGATGTTATCCGTGCAACCATTCGCCGTCCCACTGTTTTGCTCAAACGATCCATGTCTGAACTTTGGACAAACTCGTTTAATCCGTGGATAGCTCGAAATCTGCTCTCGAATATGGACTTGCAGTTTATATTGGATGAATATTCGTGTGCTGCGTATGTTGTCGAATATGTGAACAAAACCAATCGAGGAATAAGTTGCCTTCAACGAGATCTTATCGCACTACAAGAACAATTTCCTGATCAAGACTATACTGAACTTCTGAAGAAACTGAGCATCAAAATGCTCAACTCCGTGGAGATGTCGGCCCAGGAGGCGGCATGGTATCTTTTACGTCAACCGATGTCAGAAGCAAGTCGAGCGATACAATTCATACCAACGATGTGGCCGCATGAGCGTACGAAATCAAGAAAGCGAAATGCACGAATGGATGAAGAGGGAATCGACGACAGTTCAACTGATGTCTGGACATTAAATATCGTGCAAAAGTATGAAGCGCGGCTCGGTCTAGATGATGTATGTCTAGCCGATTTTGCAGCAAATTACACAAAAGAACGAAATGGTACTAATTCATATAAGATCCGCCGTTTTTCCCGTATACTGCAGTGGTGTGGCTACGAGATGGCAAAGCTCTTTGAGTATAAGCGAGAGATGGTGGTGTTGTTTATACCATTTCGGAATGAAATGTGCGATGTTCTCGACAATAACAAGTTTCTTCAACTCTACGACCAAAACGAAGCAGCAATTCTAGCGAAGCGCAAGCAATATGATTGTGAGCTCAATCTTGAACATATCGTTGACGAGTATTTGCGGTTGTGTATTGAGGATGAATCAGGTGTACAGGAAACGGATGCTAATGTTAAGCGTGCTGAGTGCACGAGAACCAttgcaatggaaccaaatgacGATGATATTGTACTGCTACCCACTAACGCCTTATCGGCGGTCATTAAACAACGCACCTCGGTAATGACCAGTCAAGAATATTGCAGTTTAATGCGGAAGACAAATCCGGAACAGCGCGCTCTGAttcttcacgttatcgacagcCTCCATTGTTTCGATGAAACCAGAAAACCGCTGCAATTGTTTTTCACCGGGCCGGCCGGGTGCGGCAAAACTTTCACGCTTCGTATTGTGATGGAGACATATAACCGCTTCAGTCAAGCTCATAACTCTCTAAACAACGCCTATGTTGCTTGCGCATCTACCGGAAAGGCAGCGGTAGCTATTGGTGGTACGACGGTGCATTCCGCTTTCCATATAACAATGGATCGGCGGCATCATGGAAAGCTAGGTTTCGAGATGCTCCAATTGTATCGCAATTCATTTGCCAATATTAAGCTAATTATAATCGATGAGATCAGCATGATTGGTGCAAACATTTTGAACACTGTTCATACGCGACTGCAAAATATTAGTGGCAACTATGATGATGCTTTTGGCGGAAAAGACATTTTACTATGTGGAGATTTTCGTCAGTTACCGCCAGTAAATGCTAGAGCCCCGTTTAAACCTGTGAACAATTCCTTAGGAGGTGCTTCACTCTGGCAGTCTTTGAAATTCTTCCCACTGCGTCAAGTTATGCGACAGAGTGACACTGAATTCTCATCCATACTCACAAAAATCGGAAACGGCGAACAATTATCGGATGACGAGACTAAAGTCATTGAGGGGAGATTCCGTACAGCTGAATGGTGCCAGGAAAATGTACCGAACGCAATTCGCTTATTCCATAGGAACACCGATGTAGAAGCATTCAATCAGAAAACATTGAGTCTTCGGCAAGGATTAGATCATACTGCTGAGGATGTAATAACTGGACATAGAGATGCTACCCAGCTGACGAATGCCCGCACCAAACTATATCGCATGAGCGTCGCTGAAACCGGATGCCTTCCGTACATGTTACGATTGGTTGTGGGAATGTCGTATATGATAACTACGAACGTGGAAGTAGCAGACGGCATTGTAAATGGTGCGATTGGCGAGCTTATGTTCATTGAGTTCGCAGAAACTGAAGAGCAATCCGCCTGTCGATTGTGGTTCAAGTTTCAGAATGACACAGTTGGCGCTCAACTTCGAATCAAGTCAAGGCCGATAGTGTTTTCGAAGCCCGGTGTACTCAGACAAGACTGGACACCTATCAGTAAGCGATCCGCCAATATCAAACTTAGCAGCGCTATTAAATGTAAACGAGCTCAATTCCCCGTCGTTAGTGCTTGTGCACTCACCATACATAAATCGCAAGGTGGAACATTCTCAGAAGTCGTTGTCGACTACGACAGAAGTCAGGAGCAGCAGTTAGTATATGTTGCGATGTCGAGA GGCAGTAATACTCCCAAAATGAAAGAATTGCGTACAGAGATGAGTCGACTAGAGAACCACAGATTGGTAACAATTCGGGATGAACTGATTGAATTCGTAACCAGCGGCAACCATTCTTTCGTGCTAGTTAGTCTAAATATTCAGAGCTTCAATGCTCATTCTGAAGATGTATCAACTGATCCCGTTCTTAGACTGGCAGATGTCTTTGCGTTCAGCGAAACATGGGCAAACAATAACGCATCGTTAGCAATGGAAG GGTATACCTGTATCACGCATTTTAAACGAGAAAACCAACGTGCTGGTGGAGTTGCCATTTTCGTGAAAA